The sequence below is a genomic window from Cicer arietinum cultivar CDC Frontier isolate Library 1 chromosome 6, Cicar.CDCFrontier_v2.0, whole genome shotgun sequence.
CCATTCAGGAATAGCAGAGCAAACTCCTTTGTGCCTTTTATATACATAAGTATCCTTTTAGCAGCTATCAAGTGAGTCTTCCTTGGATCATGCATGAATCTGCTAATCACACTTGCTGAGTAGCAGATGTTAGGCCGGCTGTTGCATAGATACCTTAGTGAGCCAACCATTTGTCTGAATAGGGTTGGATCAATTCTTTCTTCCTCACTGCACTCATCaatttttgagtttgtttctgatAGATTTGAAATAGAATTGCAGCtattcatttcaaatttctcAAGCAGCTCACCTATATACTTTTTCTAGTGCATAACCATTCATGTCTTCATCTTCAGAAATTCCATGCCTAAGAAGAATGAAAGCTCACCTAGATCAGTCATTTCGAATTCAGACTTCAGCTTGTTTTTCACGTTTTCAATCTCTGATGTTTTGTTTCCAGTAATGAGCAAATCGTCCACATATAGGCAAATTATCATGATTTCTTCTTCACTTGAATTCTGCACATATACTCCAAACTTTGTTGAACACTTTTTGAAGCCTATTTGAATAAGAAACTGATCAATCCTCTTGTTCCAGGCTCTAGGGGCCTGCTTCAAGCCATACAAAGCCTTATGGAGTCTATATACCATATTTTCCTTGCCTTGTATTTCAAAACCAGGAGGCTGTGACACAAACACGACCTCTTCAAGTGGACCATTTAGAAAGGCTGATTTTACATCTAAGTTATAGAGTGACCACCTTCTCTGGCAAGCTAGAGCTACTATTAGTCTTACAGTTTCAagccttgcaactggagcaaacaCTTCATTGTAATCAATACCATGTTTTTGTAAGAAACCTCTGGCCACCAAGATGGCCTTGTGCTTTGAAACTTTTCCATCAGGATTTAATTTCAGTTTGAAAACCCACTTcacatcaattttctttttctgatcTGGAAAATTTACTAACTCCCAGGTGTGATTTTTCTCAATTGATTggagttcttccatcatagctttCTTCCATACCTCTATCTCCAGTGCCCCTTTATAATTGAGAGGTTCAACATCTGCTAATAATGCAAAATGAATGATATCACCTTCATCATTTACTGCATTATCAGAAATCAATTCACAATCATTAAGCCTACTTGGAGCTTGTCTGATTCTTTGAGGTCTCACGGTTGCTTCCACTTCTTCTGGTTCATCTACATCATTATTGTTTACTTCTACATTATCTGATTCATCACTTGAGTCAGGATAAATGCAGCTTTGCTGATTTTCTCTGTTGTATACTAGTTCTGCTTCCCATTTCCACTTCTCAGCCTCATTCACAATCACATCCCTACTGACATGTACCTTTTGAGTCAAGATTATTACATTGATGTTATCTCTAGATATGTGGTTTCATGCAACTTGCTCTTCAAGGTTGACACGCCtgtgtctttttatttttatttttaaatgataataattatattataataataataattaaataaaaccaaaccTTTGCCACCTCATCTCATTCtcttttcaaattcatttttccatttcttctctctctcttcctCTCGGCAGAAAGCATTCCCCTTCGTTAActgcgttaggtgcacctagttacctcgttttgattaggtagagttacccgttagatggagccgcccctatgagaaatgtcatccgTAGGAAGAGAGGGTTATCAACGCGATGTAAGCTACCTAATTGATACGTGACGATGCGTTgcgggattgagaggagagggtcatctgttagatggagccgcccctaagggaaatgtcacccttaggaggaaagggctatcaatgagataaagccgcctcttggttctaaaaatttgtattggtacttgtttgatttttatgatgattttaaggttgttcattttgatttcgtttcgttattcactgaatttttaatatttctgtcAAGCGATTAAACAGTTATTCGTGTCTTTTGTGTTTCCTTTCTAATCGATgatggttgttgtctcctcactaagtctttgtgacttacccctttatgctgtgtatttttttttcagattcgcaaGCAGGTGAGTAGGAATCTATTAGTTGATTCAAGTCTCAACATACTTCTTTTTTTagtaggcctctttgatcgaagaccattttttgtaacatttgttgagtctatataaattgcagctattttggagtctagaaagtctatttagtttttttttttttttgggaaatgtattaagaaatttgattatgttatttgaattatgactgGATTGAAAGCTGAACAgggattttacaaaaatttggaaatgttgaagttacagaggatactctgtcgaaatttcgagNNNNNNNNNNNNNNNNNNNNNNNNNNNNNNNNNNNNNNNNNNNNNNNNNNNNNNNNNNNNNNNNNNNNNNNNNNNNNNNNNNNNNNNNNNNNNNNNNNNNNNNNNNNNNNNNNNNNNNNNNNNNNNNNNNNNNNNNNNNNNNNNNNNNNNNNNNNNNNNNNNNNNNNNNNNNNNNNNNNNNNNNNNNNNNNNNNNNNNNNNNNNNNNNNNNNNNNNNNNNNNNNNNNNNNNNNNNNNNNNNNNNNNNNNNNNNNNNNNNNNNNNNNNNNNNNNNNNNNNNNNNNNNNNNNNNNNNNNNNNNNNNNNNNNNNNNNNNNNNNNNNNNNNNNNNNNNNNNNNNNNNNNNNNNNNNNNNNNNNNNNNNNNTTCTCCCCAAAACTTGTGTGGTAAGTTTTTTTGCTTGCTCATACTTGCCATATTTAGTAGGGTCATGTTCCTTCTCTCAGCAAGtccattatgttgaggtgtaTATGGAGTTGTCACTTCATGCGCAATGCCTTAATTGACACAGAAATCTTCAAATTCTTTTGAGGTGTACTCTCCTCCACCATCAGTTCTCAAGATCTTAATGGATTTGTCACTTTCTTTTTCTATTAAGACTTTGAATTTCTTGAAAACCTCTAAAGCCTCACTCTTAACCTTAATTGTATACAGCCACATCTTTCTTGTACATTCATCCACAAATGTGATAAAGTATTTGTTTTCCCCCAATGAAGATACTTCAAAAGGACCACATATATCAGAGTGAACTACTTGCAGTGCTACACTAGCTCTTTTGGATGCTTCAAAACCAAATGAGCATCTACTTTGCTTACTTTTGACACATACTTCACAAATGGCTTTTTTGTCATTCAGTTTTGGCATGCCATACACCAGTCCTTTAGCATTCAAATCACTAAGACTTCTAAAATTTAAGTGACCATACCTCTTGTGCCATAAGTCTTCAACATCTTCACTCCCTGCTGCAAATAGGCACATCATTCTTTCACTTGAGATGTTGCATTTGTATGTTCTATTCTTTGACGTGTTTGATTTGAGCACCAAGTTCTTCTTTTCATCAAACAGCTTCAAGGCGTCACCATTCATAGTTACTGAGAACCCCTTTTCCACAAGTTGGCCAATGCTCATGAGATTACACTTCATCTCAGGAACATACATTACATCTTCAATAATGATTCTTTTGCCACCATTGCTTCTGATTACTATGTTTCCACTGCCTTCAGCCACAAGGTTTCTACTATCAGCCAGTTTGATGCTTGTTTTCTTGCTAGTATCAAAGCTTGTCAACCACTCTTTATGTGATGTCATGTGGTTTGAGCATCCGGAGTCAAGAAATCACTCTTCATTCTTAATCTTCTCATCACTGGTAGTAGCCATCATCAGCACAGTGATGGAATCATCTCCATGAGCAAGATGAATAGTGAGGGGAACAGTCAAGGGAAACACTGAGTGATAAATTCTGGATATGCAAGATGAATAGCAATGGTTTTGGATCAAATATTCTGGTTCTTGATCGCAAGAACTGGGTTCGATGGAGTGCCTTGATGAAATCTTTATTTGGAGCACACGAATTAAGTGAAATTTTCCAGGATGGCTATGAGGATTTGGTGGGGAATCCAACTGATGCACAGAGGACTGCATTCAAGGAAGCCAAGAAGAAAGACTACAAAGCATTGTTCTACATTCAGCAGAATGTTGACAATCAACATTTTGAGAAGATTTCTAACGCAACAAGATCCAAAGAAGCATGGGATATCTTAGAAAACTATCACACTGGTGGAAAAAAGTGAAGCAAGTGAAGCTACAATCCTATAGAAGAAAATATGAGATGATGCAGATGGAAGCAgatcaaaaattaaatgattacTTCTCAAAATTGATAGCCATTGTCAACCATATGAGAACTTGTGGGGAGAACATTACAGATCAAATGGTAGTAGAAAAGGTGCTGAGATCTTTAAGTCCAAAGTTTGATTTCATAGTTGTAGCTATTCAAGAAGCAAAGGGTGTGAAAACCATGAAAATCAAAGAGCTGCAAAATTCACTGGAAGCACATGAGTTGCTGGTGCTTGATAGAAGTTATGAAAGATCAGTTCAACAAACATTTCAAGTTCAAACTTCCAAGAAGGAGGGAAATCAGAAAGATTTCAAGAAGAAGGGAAAAAGTAAAGCAAATTGGTCCAACAATGGAAAAAATAAGATTGAAGACAAAGCTGAATCTTCAAGAAGATGAGGTTTTGGCAGAAGTCAGAACAAGATGAGGGATTTTGACAAAAGTAAGGTACAATGCTTCAACTGTGAGAAGCATGGGCACTTTGCTGAGGAATTTTGGTTCAAGAAATATCAAAAGATTGATGAAGAAGCAAATATGGCTCATGGAGATGATTCCAGCACAATGTTGATGATGGCTACTACCAGTGATTAGAAGATTAAGGATGAAGAGTGGTTTCTTGACTCCGGATGCTCAAACCACATGACATCACATAGAGAGTGGTTGACAAGCTTTGATACTAGCAAGAAAACAAGCATCAAATTGGCTGACAGTAGAAACCTTGTGGCTGAAGGCAGTGGAAACATAGTAATTAGAAGCAATGGGTGAAAAAGAATCATTATTGAAGATGTAATGTATGTTCCCAAGATGAAGTGTAATCTCATGAGCATTAGCCAACTTGTGGAAAAGGGGTTCTCAGTAACTATGAATGGTGACGCCTTGAAGCTGTTTGATGAAAAGAAGAACTTGGTGCTCAAATCAAACACGTCAAAGAATAGAACATACAAATGCAACATCTCAAGTGAAAGAATGATGTGCCTATTTGCAGCATGGAGTGAAGATGTTGAAGACTTATGGCACAAGAGGTATATGGTCACTTAAATTTTAGAAGTCTTAGTGATTTGAATGCTAAAGGACTGGTGTATGGCCTGCCAAAATTGAATGACAGAAAAGCCATTTGTGAAGTATGTGTGAAAAGTAAGCAAAGTAGATGCTCATTTGGTTCTGAAGCATCTAAAAGAGTTAGTGTAGCACTGCAAGTAGTTCACTCTGATATATGCGGTCCTTTTGAAGTATCTTCATTAGGGGAAGCAAATACTTTATCACATTTGTGGATGAATGTACAAGAAAGATGTGGTTGTATACAATTAAGGTTAAGAGTGAGGCTTTAGAGGTTTTCAAGAAATTCAAAGTCTTAATAGAAAAAGAAAGTGACAAATCCATTAAGATCTTGAGAACTGATGGTGGAGGAGAGTACACCTCAAAAGAATTTGAAGATTTATGTGTCAATCAAGGCATTTCGCATGAAGTGACAACTCCATATACACCTCAGCATAATGGACTTGCTGAGAGAAGGAACAAGACCCTACTAAATATGGCAAGAAGTATGATCAAGCAAAAAAACTTACCACACATGTTTTGGGGAGAAGTTGTCACTACAGCTGCGTACATTCTGAGTAAATGTCCTACAATAATGAGGCAAAGCTGCATTTATCCTGACTCAAGTGATGAATCAGATAATGcagaagaaaacaataatgaTGTAAATGAACCAGAAGAAGTGGAAGCAACTGTGAGACCTCAAAGAATCAGACAAGCTCCAAGCAGGCTTAATGATTGTGAATTGATTTCTGATAATGTAGTAAATGATGAAGGTGATATCATTCACTTTGCATTATTAGCAACCAGTAAACAACAGGGAAAATCAGCAAAGCTGCATTTATCCTAACTCAAGTGATGAATCAGATAATGCAGAAGTAAACAAATGAACCAGAAGAAGTGGAAGCAACTGTGAGACCTCAAAGAATCAGACAAGCTCCAAGCAGGCTTAATGATTGTGAATTGATTTCTGATAATGTAGTAAATGATGAAGGTGATATCATTCACTTTGCATTATTAGCAGATGTTGAACCTCTCAATTATAAGAGGCGCTGAAGATAGAGGTATGGAAGaaagctatgatggaagaactccAATCAATTGAGAAAAATCACACCTGGGAGCTAGTAGATCTACCAgatcagaaaaagaaaattgatgtgAAGTGGGTTTTCAAACTGAAATGAAATTCTGATGGAAAAGTTTCAAAGCACAAGGCCAGGTTGGTGGCCAGAGGTTTCTTACAAAAACATGGTATTGATTACAATGAAGtgtttgctccagttgcaaggctTGAAATTGTAAGACTAGTAGTAGCTCTAGCTTGCAAGAGAAGGTGGTCACTCTATCACTTAGATGTAAAATCAGCCTTTCTAAATGGTCCACTTGAAGAGgtcgtgtttgtgtcatagccTTCTGGTTTTGAAATACAAGGCAAGGAAAATATGGTATATAGACTCCATAAGGCTTTGTATGGCTTGAAGCAGGCCCCTAGAGCCTGGAACAAGAGGATTGATCAGTTTCTTATTCAAATAGGCTTCAAAAAGTGTTCAACAAAGTTTGGAGTATATGTGCAGAATTCAAGTGAAGAAGAAATCATGATAATTTGCCTATATGTGGACGA
It includes:
- the LOC140920652 gene encoding secreted RxLR effector protein 161-like; this translates as MNSCNSISNLSETNSKIDECSEEERIDPTLFRQMVGSLRYLCNSRPNICYSASVISRFMHDPRKTHLIAAKRILMYIKGTKEFALLFLNGSKGEISELIGYSDSDWCGDITDRRSTYGYVFKFNEAAISWCTKKQPVTALSSCEAEYIAGTLATCQVV